The proteins below are encoded in one region of Clostridium sp. 'White wine YQ':
- a CDS encoding TetR/AcrR family transcriptional regulator, producing the protein MRKKDDEKQKKIKEAVIKLTLHEGFHGASISKIAKEAGVSPATVYIYYDNKEVMLRDIYREYSEEVFEYLLSKLKNEMDGKKIIEQLIRNYYSYINENEEVFHFVDQFSSCPALSNNCKGKSGICILYKLLDEMKDKKIIKNYKNENIVAILFSPLKAITINKNDNDKEKELIEEMIQIIQYALLV; encoded by the coding sequence ATGAGAAAGAAAGATGATGAAAAACAAAAGAAAATAAAGGAAGCAGTTATTAAGTTAACCCTTCATGAAGGTTTTCATGGTGCATCAATTTCTAAAATTGCAAAAGAAGCTGGAGTTTCACCTGCAACAGTGTATATCTATTATGATAATAAAGAAGTAATGCTTAGGGATATTTATAGAGAATATTCAGAAGAAGTATTTGAATATTTATTAAGTAAACTTAAAAATGAAATGGATGGAAAGAAAATAATAGAACAGCTTATTAGAAATTATTATTCATATATAAATGAAAATGAAGAAGTTTTTCATTTCGTTGATCAATTCTCAAGTTGTCCAGCACTGTCTAATAATTGTAAAGGGAAATCTGGAATATGTATTCTTTATAAGTTGTTAGATGAAATGAAGGATAAGAAAATCATTAAAAATTATAAAAATGAAAATATAGTTGCAATATTATTTTCACCACTAAAAGCAATTACTATTAACAAAAATGATAATGATAAGGAAAAAGAGTTAATTGAAGAAATGATACAAATAATTCAATATGCTCTATTAGTATAA
- a CDS encoding iron-containing alcohol dehydrogenase produces MLNFNYSIPTNIFFGKEQVNVLPNEIKKYASKVLVVYGGGSIKRSGLYDKVIELLKGNNIEYWELSGVEPNPRITSVREGVKICKDNNIELVLAVGGGSSIDCAKVIAAGYYYEGDSWDIVKDPRKITNVLPLASILTLSATGSEMDAGAVISNLDTNEKLGTGHPLMAPKFSILDPTYTFTVPASQTAAGTADIMSHIFEVYFSRTKEAYLQNRMAEALLKTCIKYGPIAMEEPENYEARANLMWASSLAINGLLSYGKRTEWSVHAMEHELSAFYDITHGVGLAILTPHWMKYILNEDTLDNFVQYGVNVWGIDEKEDKVSIANKAIEKTREYFNELGIPSRLSQVGIDSEKLEIMANQATRRGDLGNLRPLNSQDVLNIYKLAL; encoded by the coding sequence ATGCTTAATTTTAATTATTCAATACCTACTAATATATTTTTTGGTAAGGAGCAAGTTAATGTTTTACCAAATGAAATAAAAAAATATGCATCTAAGGTTTTAGTTGTTTACGGGGGAGGTAGCATTAAGAGAAGTGGACTATACGACAAGGTTATTGAACTTTTAAAGGGCAATAATATTGAATATTGGGAACTATCTGGTGTTGAACCTAACCCTAGAATAACTAGTGTACGTGAGGGTGTTAAGATATGTAAGGATAATAATATAGAATTAGTTCTTGCAGTCGGTGGGGGAAGTTCAATAGACTGTGCTAAAGTAATTGCAGCTGGCTACTACTATGAAGGAGATTCATGGGATATAGTAAAGGATCCAAGAAAAATAACAAATGTACTTCCTTTAGCTAGCATACTAACATTGTCTGCTACAGGGTCAGAAATGGATGCGGGAGCTGTTATCAGTAATTTAGATACAAATGAAAAACTTGGAACAGGACATCCATTAATGGCACCAAAGTTTTCAATATTAGATCCAACATATACATTTACAGTACCTGCTTCTCAAACTGCAGCAGGTACTGCAGATATAATGAGTCATATATTTGAAGTATATTTTAGCAGGACAAAAGAGGCATATTTACAGAATAGAATGGCAGAAGCATTGCTTAAGACTTGCATAAAATATGGACCAATTGCAATGGAAGAACCAGAAAATTATGAAGCCAGAGCTAACTTAATGTGGGCATCAAGCTTAGCGATAAATGGATTATTAAGCTATGGTAAGCGAACTGAGTGGAGTGTTCACGCTATGGAGCATGAATTGAGTGCTTTTTATGATATTACACATGGTGTTGGTCTTGCAATCTTAACTCCTCATTGGATGAAATATATATTAAATGAAGATACTTTAGATAACTTTGTTCAATATGGAGTAAATGTTTGGGGAATAGATGAGAAGGAAGATAAAGTTTCTATAGCAAATAAAGCAATAGAAAAAACTAGAGAATATTTCAATGAACTAGGAATTCCATCAAGATTATCTCAAGTGGGCATTGATTCTGAAAAGTTAGAAATAATGGCAAATCAAGCTACAAGAAGAGGGGATTTAGGAAATCTAAGACCTCTTAATTCACAAGATGTATTAAATATATATAAATTAGCACTATAG
- the lon gene encoding endopeptidase La: MEKYNLKNNEAIVIPVANLVLLTGMTYTLKINRLTKEELEILSTEDNNAIALPLRQNFNRDDMKEEDLHNVGVLFKIIDIVNKDDSHQAKIKVIDRVEIKTSSFKENAIIAEYELASDINDIDGKNKEDMLKYIKKTTEEIGENFKGAEAFVKIIEGMNDLNALIGYLTQYMQISSEEKYDLMKTQSVKERSLKFIDYLLKQRESIQLQFEMAERFNKKANKSYREAVLREQLKAIQEELSIGKDGSKKKDADYRERIKEARMPSEVEEVALEEATKLESQNPSSSEYNVIRNYLELLLKLPWNVDEQKDINVVRARKILNDDHYGLEKVKERILQYLAVMKLKKNKKGSILLLVGPPGTGKTSLGKSISEALNREYIRLSLGGVRDEAEIRGHRRTYVGAMPGRIIQGIKNAGVKNPVMILDEIDKLMTGYNGDPASALLEVLDPEQNSTFTDHYLDVPYDLSQVFFIATANSTQGIPAPLLDRMEVIQISSYTINEKFHIAKNHLIPSVIEEHGLTSKKLIIEDDALQAIISDYTMEAGVRGLKKQLATIARVATEKMVSSKKKTPFVVNEDQLEELLGRKVSRHDKAQDSNPAGVVTGLAWTPVGGEILFIEATDMPGNGQVILTGKLGDVMKESARISLSLLKSRFAVNTFKEKDLHIHVPSGAVPKDGPSAGITLFTALASLVTGVRVNPKLAMTGEITLRGAVLPIGGLKEKLIGAQRAGIKKVLIPKDNVVDLKDVPEEIKEELEIIAVETIEEVIKEALGISLPSVQRVLNPELSLEGHFGISEV, translated from the coding sequence ATGGAAAAATATAATTTAAAGAATAATGAAGCAATAGTAATACCTGTAGCAAACTTAGTTTTATTAACAGGTATGACCTATACATTAAAGATAAACAGATTAACAAAAGAGGAATTAGAGATTTTATCTACTGAAGATAATAATGCTATTGCTCTACCCTTAAGGCAAAACTTTAATAGAGATGACATGAAAGAAGAAGACTTACATAATGTAGGTGTATTATTTAAGATAATTGATATAGTTAACAAGGATGATTCACATCAAGCAAAAATTAAGGTTATTGATAGGGTTGAAATAAAAACATCAAGTTTTAAAGAAAATGCTATAATAGCTGAATATGAATTAGCATCGGATATAAATGATATTGATGGAAAAAATAAAGAAGATATGCTTAAGTATATTAAGAAAACAACTGAAGAAATTGGTGAAAACTTTAAAGGGGCAGAAGCTTTCGTTAAGATTATCGAGGGTATGAATGATTTAAATGCTCTAATCGGATACTTAACTCAATACATGCAAATATCTAGTGAAGAAAAATATGACTTGATGAAGACTCAAAGCGTAAAAGAGAGAAGCTTAAAGTTTATAGATTATCTTTTAAAACAAAGAGAAAGTATTCAATTGCAATTCGAAATGGCTGAAAGATTTAATAAAAAAGCCAATAAGAGTTATAGAGAAGCTGTTTTAAGGGAGCAACTTAAAGCAATACAAGAGGAATTAAGTATAGGAAAAGATGGAAGTAAAAAGAAGGACGCCGATTATAGAGAAAGAATAAAAGAAGCAAGAATGCCATCAGAAGTGGAAGAAGTTGCATTAGAGGAAGCAACTAAACTTGAAAGTCAAAACCCTAGTAGTTCAGAATATAATGTTATACGTAACTATTTAGAACTTTTATTAAAACTTCCTTGGAACGTTGATGAGCAAAAAGATATAAATGTTGTTAGAGCAAGAAAAATTCTTAATGATGATCATTATGGATTAGAAAAAGTTAAGGAAAGAATATTGCAATATCTAGCAGTAATGAAGCTTAAGAAGAATAAGAAAGGTTCAATTTTATTATTAGTAGGGCCTCCGGGAACAGGTAAAACAAGCTTAGGTAAGAGTATTTCAGAAGCTCTTAATAGAGAATATATACGTTTAAGTTTAGGTGGAGTTAGAGATGAAGCCGAAATACGAGGACATAGAAGGACATATGTAGGAGCAATGCCTGGAAGAATAATTCAAGGAATTAAAAATGCAGGAGTTAAAAATCCAGTAATGATACTTGATGAAATTGATAAGTTAATGACTGGTTACAACGGAGATCCTGCAAGCGCATTATTAGAAGTTCTTGATCCAGAACAAAATAGTACATTTACTGATCATTATTTAGATGTACCTTATGATTTATCACAAGTATTCTTTATAGCAACAGCAAATTCTACTCAAGGAATACCTGCACCATTATTAGATAGAATGGAAGTCATTCAAATATCAAGCTATACAATTAATGAGAAGTTCCATATAGCTAAAAATCATCTAATTCCTTCAGTAATTGAGGAACATGGATTAACATCCAAGAAATTAATTATAGAGGATGATGCACTGCAAGCAATTATCAGTGATTATACTATGGAAGCAGGGGTTAGAGGACTTAAAAAGCAATTAGCAACTATAGCTAGAGTAGCTACTGAAAAAATGGTGTCAAGTAAGAAAAAGACTCCGTTTGTAGTAAATGAAGACCAATTAGAGGAACTACTAGGTAGAAAGGTATCAAGACATGATAAAGCTCAAGATAGTAATCCAGCTGGAGTAGTAACAGGCCTTGCTTGGACACCTGTAGGAGGAGAGATTCTCTTTATAGAAGCTACAGATATGCCTGGTAATGGACAAGTTATTTTAACTGGTAAACTTGGAGATGTAATGAAAGAATCAGCAAGAATATCATTAAGTCTATTAAAATCAAGATTTGCAGTGAATACATTTAAAGAAAAAGATTTACACATACATGTACCTTCAGGAGCAGTTCCAAAGGATGGTCCATCAGCAGGAATAACCCTATTTACAGCACTAGCATCTTTAGTTACTGGAGTGAGAGTAAATCCAAAGTTAGCAATGACAGGTGAGATTACCTTAAGAGGTGCTGTATTACCAATTGGTGGATTAAAAGAAAAACTTATAGGGGCTCAAAGAGCTGGGATAAAAAAAGTATTAATTCCAAAAGATAATGTTGTTGACTTAAAGGATGTTCCAGAAGAAATAAAGGAAGAATTAGAGATAATAGCTGTCGAGACAATAGAAGAAGTAATAAAAGAAGCTTTAGGAATATCATTACCATCAGTACAACGTGTATTAAACCCAGAATTATCACTTGAAGGACATTTTGGCATTTCAGAAGTGTAA